The genomic segment GGACTGTGGAGGTAGGGAAGATTGGACACTACAATGTCAAGTGTGCCCCTGAAAGAAATTGAGCTTTCATCTTAAGAGCAGTGAGAATCTACCAACAATTCATTCAGCAAGGAAGGATGATTGGATTTCCACTTTAcatagaaagaggaaaagaaaactgtttGAGAAGAGTCCTGAAGCTTAGAATGAGGAATTTGAGATAATTTCAATAGCCTAAGGGAGATGATGCCTTTGTCTGGGGTAGTAATATTTAGGACAAAGGTGAATTAAACATAAATAAAGTTTAGGGTCTATATGTTTTACTTGATGGGGTATAGCtagtgaaagaaaagaatgaataaaataaaatactcagaTTTCTGCTTTGATCATGGATTCCTTTTACTAGTATGAGAGACTGAAGGAGGATGGGTAAGTGAAGGAACAGAATGAATGTGGAAATTTTATTTGGAATCTGCTGTGTGTTCAATGCTTCAGTACATTCTAGAGAAAAATCATTCATCCTCAGAAATCAGAGCTCTGTAGGATAAGGTAGAAATCCGACCTGAATCTTAAATGGTAATTTAAGCCATTCAAACGCATGACATTTTCCTTGGTATAGGTATAGAATCATAAATTGAGACTGTTCACACAAAGACCTGGGGAACACTGAGATGCAAGAAACTGAAAGAGCTGAAGCAAATCATAACCACTGAGGACACGTAACCAATTGGCAAGCAAGAGAAAAGCTAACACATTTTGTATCTCATGTAACAATAGAATTTAGAGCTTAGTCTtgtacaacttgatatgccatgttttgtcaatatccatgggaggcctgcccattTCTGGTTAGAAACAGATGAGGGCTGGATGGGGGTGGATAGAAGAGGGAGCGAggagggacagggaggagaggagaaagaggaaactgaggtcagattgtaaaaaaaaccaaatgaaagaacaaacaagcaaaaaaagagTAGAATTTAAAGGATGTAATACTGAACATACAAAATTTACAAAAGACTTAGTCTTTTATGTCTATAGAAATTTTTGCAATTTTGGTATGGTGATAATATTTTGATGACTGTGTGATTAATTCTTATAAATGACATATAATAGatacatattcattttatttgaaattttgagGGACCCACTATTTTCCCTACAGATATTACAGAAAGGTCATGCCTGAAGACAACCAAACTGtcatctcccagttcctcctcctggGCCTGCCCATCCCCCAAGAGCAACAGCACCTGTTCTATTTCCTGTTCCTGGCCATGTACCTCATCATCGTCCTGGGGaacctcatcatcatcatcctcattctACTGGACTCCTATCTtcacacacccatgtacttctTTCTCAGCAATTtgtccttctctgacctctgcttctcctctgtcACAATGCCCAAATTGCTGCAGAACATGCAGAGCCAGGACTCATCCATCACCTATGCAGGCTGCCTGGcacaaatgtatttctttttgttttttggagatcTTGAGAGCTTCCTCCTAGtggccatggcctatgaccgctatgtggccatctgtttCCCCCTTCATTACACCAGCGTCATGAGCCCCAAGCTCTGTGTGAGTCTGGTGGTACTGTCCTGGGTACTGACCACATCACATGCCATGTTACACACTTTGCTCTTAACAAGATTGTCTTTCTGTGAAAACAATGTGATTCCCCATTTTTTCTGTGATCTATCTGCAATGCTGAAGCTGGCCTGCTCTGACATTCACATTAATGAGTTGGTGGTATTAATCATAGGAGGGCTTGTTGTTGTACTTCCTTTCGTACTCATCATAGCATCTTATGCACGCATTGTCTCCTCCATCCTCAAGGGCTCTTCAACTCGAGGCATTCACAAGGTCTTCTCCACTTGTGGTTCTCACTTGTCTGTGGTGTCACTGTTCTTTGGGACAATTATTGGCCTCTACTTATGTCCATCTGCTAATAACTCTACTGTGAAGGACACTGTCATGTCTATGATGTATACAGTGGTGACTCCTATGCTGAACCCCTTCATCTACAGTCTGAGAAACAGGGACATGAAAGAAGCCCTAAAAAgagtatttcaaaagaaaaatctcttctgATGATGATAATCACCTTTTAGATGTTTTCATAACAATATCAGgtagatatatttatattaatattactAATGCTTGACTTTCCCCCACTTTGGGCTATTTTATTAATGGAGCATTCTATGTAGTTATTCAATATTCAAAAAAGTGAATATTATTCAATTATTCGAAAATGTCTATTTAACTAGGGACCCCACTGTGAGTTGATGTCCTTGTGATTTATAAAACTATAGCGTAAGAGCTAAGAGTTTTCTAAAATGACATCCCCATTGCTTATATCAGTGGGAGAGAGggaagcgggaggagggatgagagggggatatgtgattggtatgtaaaaatgaattttaaaaaattaaaaaatgaaaaaaatgtgtccTGGATCTTATAATTTTCTACAGAACTCTACTTTCtctatgtaattattttaaaaatatgtgtcatAATCTGAGTTCAATATTCAGAAACATCCACACATTTCACTCTCCCAGATATGTGCTATTGTTTCCCACATATATCATCTTACAGGAAATTTTCACACGATGTGGTATTTAAGCATTTTTCCCATCCTAATTTTTTTCATGAGTATATAATTTTTTCTGGGATATGTTGGccataaatagatttttttctaacaCTGTCAGTACAgcattatattttgtattttcttgagAATTATACCCAAgggatgtaatttttttctccagtaatgaagcaagaagagagagactggTAGAAAGTTCAGTTATAAGAGCactgtatttgtgtttatttgcACTTTGGGAATTTTGGATTTAAAACTTTATAGCTATGTTTATTTTATTCCCCGTAAAAAGGGAAGTAGAGACAGTAACCTGATTTGTTTTGCAGATGGAAAGTGGAGCTCCACAGCCTCCCATACCACACAGGGTGAGATGAGTTAAGCCCCTGTATGATGGAAGACTATATGATTCTACAGTTTTTTTTCTCCCACTTCAGAAAAGAAGAGAGTCACTAGTCCTTTCAGACCCTTAGCATCACTGTGGTATGGAGTAGGCTTCCAGCTATGATGGATTCCTTTCTTCTGttgagtattctttttttttttttttttgatttttcgagacagggtttctctgtgtagctttgcgcctttcctggaactcacttggtagcccaggctggcctcgaactcacagagatccgcctggctctgcctcctgagtgctgggattaaaggcgtgcgccaccactgcccggcctgttgAGTATTCTTATAGAAACTAATGCTACCTCTACATCACCTTATGTCCTCCATTAACTCCTATGCTGTTCAagtcttagatggtcttttaatagaaacccagagccaagtttcagggtgaaagctgaaagatcagagaagcagagcagccagccactagttcatACCtatacgaaatcctcagcctaaagagagtgagcttctgtttcctcaggccttatatacctttctctgccctgccatcttacttcctgggattaaaggcatgtgtgcttcccaagcaaaggcatgagatctcaggtgctgggattaaaggtgtgccccactgtctggctctgtttctctcctacacTGGAtcaatctcttgtagcccagtgtggccttgaactcacagagatctagatggatctctgcctcccgagtgataggattaaaaggtgtgtgctaccacttctatgtctaatctagtgactggctctgtcctctgttcctcaggcaagtttattaggatacacaatatatcaccacactcctaCATATCTATGAGAATCCTAGGTCTTCCTCCAGAGCTCTCTGTTCCTCTTTTCATATGCCCAGTACACAGCTCCAGTTGGGGTCCTGTAGCAGTTAAATCTCAATGTGAAGAACCTTGAACTCTTTCTGTTCTTCCTAAGACCTTTGCCTTTTATTACATATCTTGATTTATGATGTCACTTCCTACCCAGTTACCTGAGCAACCACATCTGTACACATATAAACTCCTTAT from the Peromyscus eremicus chromosome 8a, PerEre_H2_v1, whole genome shotgun sequence genome contains:
- the LOC131916203 gene encoding olfactory receptor 1468-like, yielding MPEDNQTVISQFLLLGLPIPQEQQHLFYFLFLAMYLIIVLGNLIIIILILLDSYLHTPMYFFLSNLSFSDLCFSSVTMPKLLQNMQSQDSSITYAGCLAQMYFFLFFGDLESFLLVAMAYDRYVAICFPLHYTSVMSPKLCVSLVVLSWVLTTSHAMLHTLLLTRLSFCENNVIPHFFCDLSAMLKLACSDIHINELVVLIIGGLVVVLPFVLIIASYARIVSSILKGSSTRGIHKVFSTCGSHLSVVSLFFGTIIGLYLCPSANNSTVKDTVMSMMYTVVTPMLNPFIYSLRNRDMKEALKRVFQKKNLF